The Spirosoma foliorum genome has a window encoding:
- a CDS encoding NUDIX hydrolase, with protein sequence MSAQLKTEEIKPDGNDFLPGLAIDTVIFGFHQNQLKILLLEYRNTGLMALPGGFILTNENLNDAAKRVLSERTGLSDIYLEQFYVFGDLSRFDPAPMRAIMAAKGYAPPENHWLLRRFISVGYYALVDFTKAVPIPDSLSDSCAWYDLANLPPLMQDHQFIVQKALDTLRTDLDRKLIGFNLLAETFTMADLQSLYETILDQKLHRSGFQRKMLSLGILERLDKHYSGGAHKAPFLYRFMSSK encoded by the coding sequence ATGAGTGCGCAGTTAAAGACGGAAGAAATTAAACCAGACGGCAATGATTTTTTACCGGGTCTGGCTATTGATACGGTCATTTTCGGGTTTCATCAAAATCAGCTGAAGATTCTGTTGCTGGAATACCGCAACACAGGGCTAATGGCTTTACCTGGAGGTTTTATTCTGACCAATGAAAATCTGAACGATGCCGCCAAACGGGTTTTATCAGAGCGCACAGGTCTAAGTGATATCTATCTGGAGCAGTTCTATGTCTTTGGTGACCTCAGCCGATTTGACCCCGCTCCTATGCGGGCGATTATGGCAGCCAAAGGCTATGCACCACCCGAAAATCACTGGTTGCTACGGCGATTTATCTCTGTGGGCTATTACGCATTAGTTGACTTTACGAAAGCGGTGCCTATCCCCGATTCGCTCTCGGACAGTTGCGCCTGGTATGATTTAGCCAACCTACCTCCATTGATGCAGGATCACCAGTTTATTGTCCAAAAAGCGTTAGACACCCTCCGCACCGATCTTGATCGTAAGTTGATCGGCTTCAATCTATTAGCCGAAACGTTTACAATGGCCGATTTACAAAGCCTTTATGAGACCATTCTGGATCAGAAACTACATCGGTCTGGCTTTCAGCGCAAGATGCTCAGCCTGGGAATTTTAGAGCGACTAGACAAACACTACAGTGGAGGAGCGCACAAAGCGCCGTTTCTGTATCGATTCATGTCCAGCAAATAG
- a CDS encoding carboxylesterase/lipase family protein — protein sequence MKTLLMLSLLAAPLADMAIAQSAPQAKTVNGVVEGVTEASGIRAFKGIPFAQPPVGDLRWKEPQPTKNWQGVRKADHFGPRAMQGAIFGDMGFRSDGMSEDCLYLNVWTPAKSASEKLPVLVYFYGGGFVAGDGSEGRYDGESMARKGIVTLTVNYRLGVFGFMSHPELTKESPHHASSNYGYLDQAAALRWVQQNIAAFGGDPKRVTIAGESAGSVSVSALMVSPLSKNLIAGAIGESGSLLGTLPPAPLATAEEAGVKFATSIGANSLADLRAMSAEKLLEATLKPGVPWFTSALDGYFFPKSPVELFTTGQQAHVPLLVGWNSEEMNYRAVMGKEEPTVANYTATVKKLYPERADEVLKLYPAKTDEEVAQAATDLASDRFIGYSTWRWADMQAKTGGKPVYRYLYARPRPAMTAAMGDAAPGLAGGVVKGKDAAAMKISPARGAVHSAEIEYAMGNLPLNKVYAWTPDDYKVSEVMQNYFANFIKTANPNGPGLPKWSAVSSDKSVDVMQIDVNTRSEMEKNRARYLFLDQLSAKQ from the coding sequence ATGAAAACCCTTTTGATGCTGTCATTATTGGCTGCTCCGCTAGCCGACATGGCCATTGCTCAGTCAGCGCCCCAGGCCAAAACGGTCAATGGCGTGGTAGAAGGCGTTACCGAAGCCAGCGGCATTCGTGCTTTCAAAGGAATTCCATTTGCACAGCCACCCGTTGGCGATTTGCGTTGGAAAGAACCTCAACCCACCAAAAACTGGCAGGGTGTACGTAAAGCCGACCATTTTGGCCCACGAGCTATGCAGGGCGCTATTTTCGGTGATATGGGCTTCCGGTCCGACGGTATGAGCGAGGATTGCCTGTACCTGAACGTATGGACACCTGCCAAGTCTGCTTCTGAAAAACTGCCCGTATTGGTGTATTTTTATGGCGGAGGATTTGTAGCGGGTGATGGGTCTGAAGGCCGTTACGATGGCGAAAGCATGGCGCGTAAAGGCATTGTAACCCTCACGGTAAACTATCGCCTGGGCGTGTTTGGCTTCATGTCGCACCCCGAACTGACCAAGGAGTCGCCCCATCATGCGTCGAGCAATTATGGGTATTTAGATCAGGCTGCGGCCTTGCGTTGGGTGCAGCAAAACATTGCCGCTTTCGGTGGTGATCCTAAGCGAGTGACCATTGCGGGCGAATCGGCTGGTTCGGTTTCGGTAAGTGCGTTGATGGTATCGCCCTTGTCGAAAAACCTGATTGCCGGGGCTATTGGCGAAAGTGGTTCGCTGTTAGGAACGTTGCCACCTGCTCCACTTGCCACTGCCGAAGAAGCGGGAGTGAAGTTTGCAACGAGCATTGGCGCTAATTCACTCGCCGATTTACGGGCAATGTCGGCTGAAAAATTGCTTGAAGCGACCTTGAAGCCTGGTGTTCCCTGGTTCACATCGGCGTTGGATGGCTATTTCTTCCCAAAATCGCCAGTAGAGTTATTTACAACGGGTCAGCAGGCGCATGTGCCTCTGCTGGTTGGCTGGAATTCGGAAGAAATGAATTATCGCGCCGTGATGGGAAAGGAAGAGCCTACTGTAGCAAACTATACCGCAACGGTGAAAAAACTCTACCCAGAACGTGCCGACGAAGTGCTGAAATTGTACCCTGCTAAAACGGATGAAGAAGTTGCCCAGGCCGCTACCGATCTGGCCAGTGATCGTTTCATAGGGTACAGTACCTGGCGTTGGGCTGATATGCAGGCCAAAACGGGAGGTAAACCAGTGTATCGTTATCTATATGCCCGTCCACGTCCAGCCATGACTGCTGCTATGGGCGATGCTGCTCCTGGCTTGGCGGGTGGCGTAGTAAAGGGTAAGGATGCCGCAGCTATGAAAATTTCGCCTGCTCGTGGTGCTGTTCACTCGGCAGAAATCGAATATGCGATGGGTAATTTGCCTCTGAATAAGGTATATGCCTGGACACCTGACGATTACAAAGTGTCGGAAGTGATGCAGAATTACTTTGCCAACTTTATAAAAACCGCTAACCCAAATGGACCCGGTTTGCCAAAGTGGTCGGCTGTGAGTAGCGATAAGAGTGTTGATGTTATGCAGATTGACGTGAATACACGTTCCGAAATGGAAAAGAACCGGGCGCGTTACCTGTTCCTGGATCAATTGAGTGCCAAGCAGTAA
- a CDS encoding NAD(P)/FAD-dependent oxidoreductase, with translation MSADAHAQSAVAVDSPVVIIGAGIAGLTCAVYLKQAGIQAIILEASDGVGGRVRTDMVDGFKLDRGFQILLTAYPEAQRLLNYSALDLKPFRSGALIRDQGNWLTLQNPLQEPLAIFQTLASTVGTLSDKLRIAELMRRTQSLTFSELFQQKPKTTLAFLQEFGFSEQIIDRFFRPFFGGVFLEDELTTSSNFFEFCFRMFFSGDGAVPAQGIGTIADQLASHLAPGQLWLNSPVEQVVGNTILLKSGKTITASAIVLAVDAAQAALLQGHPEPTDASFHQTTCTYFSADPTQLTLSPDQRKLLLLNTSRSSVVHNVAIMSDVAPDYAPADKVLISVSTQGPQTISETELAEQIKRELTSWFGEGVQAWHHLRTYSIPHSLPIYNPEQAGEDALQKPFQLSPTLYQCGDQTAYPSLNAAMQTGREVAELISKQ, from the coding sequence ATGTCTGCAGATGCGCATGCTCAGTCCGCTGTTGCGGTGGATTCACCTGTTGTTATTATTGGTGCCGGTATAGCTGGCTTAACCTGTGCCGTTTATCTGAAACAAGCCGGTATTCAGGCAATCATTCTCGAAGCTAGCGACGGTGTAGGCGGGCGTGTGCGTACGGATATGGTGGATGGTTTCAAACTCGACCGGGGATTCCAGATTTTACTAACAGCTTACCCAGAAGCGCAACGTTTACTCAATTATAGCGCGCTTGACCTAAAACCGTTTCGGTCGGGGGCATTGATTCGCGATCAGGGAAATTGGCTAACGTTACAAAATCCGCTTCAGGAACCGCTGGCTATTTTTCAAACGCTGGCCTCAACAGTTGGTACGCTGAGCGATAAGCTGCGCATTGCTGAATTAATGCGCCGAACGCAAAGCCTGACATTTAGCGAGTTATTCCAACAGAAGCCCAAAACAACACTGGCTTTTTTACAGGAGTTTGGTTTTTCCGAACAGATCATTGATCGATTTTTCCGGCCTTTTTTTGGGGGTGTTTTCCTGGAAGATGAACTGACTACATCAAGCAATTTCTTCGAGTTTTGCTTTCGAATGTTTTTCTCGGGCGATGGCGCTGTACCAGCACAGGGCATAGGAACTATTGCCGACCAGTTGGCGAGTCATCTGGCTCCTGGCCAACTCTGGTTAAACAGTCCGGTAGAGCAAGTTGTGGGTAATACTATTCTGTTGAAATCGGGTAAAACGATTACGGCAAGCGCCATAGTCTTGGCCGTTGATGCTGCACAAGCTGCCTTGTTGCAAGGTCATCCCGAACCCACCGATGCGTCGTTTCATCAAACAACTTGTACCTACTTCTCTGCCGACCCAACTCAGTTAACCCTTAGTCCCGATCAGAGAAAGCTTTTACTACTCAATACAAGCCGTAGTTCGGTCGTACATAATGTAGCGATTATGAGCGATGTGGCTCCCGACTACGCTCCTGCCGACAAAGTGCTGATTTCGGTCAGTACGCAGGGGCCGCAAACCATCAGCGAAACGGAATTAGCGGAGCAGATTAAACGGGAATTGACTAGCTGGTTCGGAGAAGGAGTTCAAGCATGGCACCATTTACGAACCTATTCCATTCCACATTCTTTACCCATTTACAATCCAGAACAGGCTGGTGAAGATGCGCTACAGAAACCATTTCAGTTGAGCCCTACGCTGTATCAATGCGGTGATCAAACGGCCTATCCATCGCTCAACGCAGCTATGCAGACGGGTCGCGAGGTGGCGGAGTTGATTAGTAAACAATAA
- a CDS encoding anthranilate synthase component II, whose protein sequence is MNLLVVDNFDSFTYMLVDYLQHAGAVCRVVRNDESWVKLTQEPVDAVVLSPGPGVPQQAGQLMDVIRYYHKRVPILGVCLGHQALGEFFGAKLIRAHRPMHGKVSPIRVLTDDVLWYGLPGEFDVTRYHSLLLTEMPDQLVCTAVTKQEEVMAMRHQTLPIWGVQFHPEAALTHYGLPMIKNWIDFVLFTLKKTDSATSLTIEYA, encoded by the coding sequence ATGAATCTGTTGGTTGTTGATAACTTCGACTCGTTTACGTACATGCTGGTAGATTATCTACAGCATGCGGGGGCTGTATGTCGGGTTGTTCGTAACGATGAAAGCTGGGTTAAGTTGACCCAGGAACCTGTTGACGCCGTCGTATTATCGCCAGGACCGGGCGTGCCACAACAAGCGGGACAACTCATGGACGTGATTCGTTACTACCATAAGCGAGTACCAATTCTGGGAGTTTGCTTGGGCCATCAGGCGCTGGGCGAGTTCTTTGGGGCGAAACTGATTCGGGCTCATCGGCCAATGCATGGTAAAGTTTCGCCAATCCGGGTGTTGACCGACGATGTACTATGGTATGGCTTACCGGGAGAGTTTGATGTAACGCGGTACCACTCACTACTATTGACAGAGATGCCTGATCAATTGGTGTGTACGGCTGTTACAAAACAAGAGGAAGTAATGGCCATGCGACACCAGACGTTACCAATTTGGGGTGTCCAATTTCACCCTGAAGCAGCCTTAACGCACTATGGATTGCCAATGATTAAAAACTGGATTGACTTTGTTTTGTTTACTCTTAAAAAAACAGATTCTGCCACATCCTTAACTATTGAATACGCATGA
- a CDS encoding alpha/beta fold hydrolase — protein MNYQIREEAGFRYVDEGQGDVLLLLHGLFGALSNWDSVINTFAGRYRVIIPLLPIYEMPLRQASLEGLVAFIEKFVVQKDLHGMTLLGNSLGGHLAILYTFKNPEQVRGLVLTGSSGLFENGMGGSFPKRGSYDYIAERVAYTFYDPKVASKELIDEVFEITSSIPKCMSIVGIAKSAQRNNVAKDLYKIQVPTLLVWGLNDTITPAEVGHEFNRLIANSELYFIDKCCHAPMMECPDRFNELLDGWLARHLVSELVE, from the coding sequence ATGAACTATCAGATTCGAGAGGAAGCGGGTTTCCGCTATGTTGATGAGGGCCAGGGTGATGTGCTGTTATTATTGCATGGACTATTTGGGGCGCTTAGTAACTGGGATAGTGTAATTAACACGTTTGCTGGTCGTTATCGGGTAATCATCCCATTGCTGCCGATTTATGAAATGCCGCTTCGGCAGGCAAGTCTGGAAGGTTTAGTGGCCTTCATTGAGAAGTTTGTTGTGCAGAAAGACCTGCACGGCATGACGTTGCTTGGTAACTCTCTAGGTGGCCACTTAGCCATTTTGTATACCTTCAAAAATCCTGAACAAGTCCGAGGGTTAGTACTCACGGGAAGTTCAGGCTTGTTTGAGAACGGTATGGGAGGCTCTTTCCCCAAACGTGGCAGCTATGATTACATTGCCGAACGCGTTGCCTATACATTCTACGATCCGAAGGTAGCCTCTAAAGAACTGATCGACGAAGTATTTGAGATTACCAGCAGTATTCCAAAATGCATGAGTATTGTGGGAATTGCCAAGTCGGCTCAGCGGAACAACGTGGCTAAGGACTTATACAAGATTCAGGTGCCCACGTTGCTGGTGTGGGGACTCAATGATACCATTACACCGGCGGAGGTTGGCCATGAATTCAATCGATTGATTGCCAATTCTGAACTATACTTTATCGACAAATGCTGCCATGCACCCATGATGGAGTGCCCCGACCGATTTAATGAATTGCTGGACGGCTGGCTCGCCCGGCATCTGGTTAGTGAATTAGTAGAGTAA
- a CDS encoding CBS domain-containing protein encodes MLAAELIDPMLPALKPTDSVGQALDWMQEHRVGQLVLTDQGEYRGIVSEELLLDVADDERSLGNVLRLFEQTYVHEDQHLFEVLGLVIQQQMEVVAVLNEGQEFMGTISVTELLKQFGQELGVQEVGAILILNMNERDYSLTEISRLVESNNVKIISSFFSSAAYGMPDRSRLTLKLNRRDITPVISTLERFGYQIEAAFANAPVESIDQERLDSLLRYLNT; translated from the coding sequence ATGCTGGCTGCCGAACTAATAGACCCTATGCTTCCTGCCCTAAAGCCAACCGACTCCGTTGGGCAGGCACTGGACTGGATGCAGGAACACCGCGTCGGGCAACTCGTTCTGACCGATCAGGGCGAATACCGGGGAATCGTGAGCGAAGAGTTGCTCCTGGATGTTGCCGACGATGAACGGTCGCTGGGTAATGTACTTCGCTTGTTTGAGCAGACCTATGTCCACGAAGATCAACATTTGTTTGAGGTTTTAGGGCTGGTTATTCAGCAGCAAATGGAAGTTGTGGCAGTCCTGAACGAAGGACAGGAGTTTATGGGCACAATTTCCGTTACTGAACTGCTCAAGCAGTTTGGACAGGAACTTGGTGTACAGGAAGTTGGTGCCATTCTGATTTTAAATATGAATGAACGCGATTATTCACTGACCGAAATCAGCCGACTAGTCGAGTCTAATAATGTTAAAATCATAAGCAGTTTTTTCTCCAGTGCTGCCTATGGAATGCCCGATCGCTCCCGATTAACGCTTAAACTCAACCGACGGGATATTACCCCTGTCATTTCAACACTTGAACGCTTCGGTTATCAAATTGAAGCTGCTTTTGCCAATGCTCCGGTCGAAAGTATTGATCAGGAACGACTCGATTCGCTACTTCGCTACCTTAATACGTAG
- a CDS encoding NAD kinase: MKIAIHGRNFPESARPYIQSMFEELARRQAELIISQGYREFLDNAGVAHYSEATYTVEEGVTDADFIFSLGGDGTLLDAVTHVGARQIPIIGINIGRLGFLATVAPASVRLMIDALFNEQYSIDERTLVSVRSSQDIFGNLPFGLNDFTITRTQTSSMITVHAYLDGEFLNSYWADGLIVSTPSGSTGYSLSCGGPVLLPHTGSLIITPISPHNLNVRPMIVMDTCQFTFEVESRSGNFLAALDSRSFTVDTSVRISLQKEAFKARLVKLSDDNFLNTLRSKLNWGWDIRN; encoded by the coding sequence ATGAAAATCGCCATTCACGGGCGCAACTTTCCCGAATCGGCCCGGCCGTACATCCAATCGATGTTTGAGGAATTGGCTAGACGGCAGGCCGAATTGATTATCTCGCAAGGCTATCGCGAGTTTCTGGATAATGCGGGTGTAGCCCATTATAGTGAAGCCACCTATACCGTTGAGGAAGGGGTTACCGACGCCGATTTTATTTTTAGTTTAGGAGGAGACGGCACGTTGCTCGATGCAGTAACGCATGTTGGCGCTCGTCAGATTCCAATTATCGGTATTAACATTGGCCGGTTAGGTTTCCTGGCAACCGTTGCTCCTGCATCGGTACGACTAATGATTGATGCTCTTTTCAATGAGCAGTACAGTATTGATGAGCGCACTTTGGTGAGCGTTCGGTCGAGCCAGGATATTTTTGGAAACCTTCCCTTTGGGCTGAACGACTTCACGATCACGCGCACGCAAACATCGTCGATGATTACGGTGCATGCTTATCTTGATGGTGAGTTTCTGAATTCCTATTGGGCCGATGGGCTGATTGTATCAACGCCTTCGGGATCAACGGGTTATTCGCTCAGTTGTGGAGGCCCGGTATTATTACCCCATACTGGTAGCCTGATTATTACCCCCATTAGCCCGCACAATCTGAACGTTCGACCGATGATTGTGATGGATACTTGCCAGTTTACTTTTGAGGTTGAAAGCCGGAGTGGTAATTTTTTAGCTGCCCTGGATTCTCGTTCCTTTACGGTTGATACTTCCGTTCGAATTAGCCTTCAGAAAGAAGCATTTAAAGCCCGATTGGTCAAACTTAGCGACGATAACTTCCTGAATACGTTACGTAGTAAGCTTAACTGGGGCTGGGATATTCGTAATTAA
- a CDS encoding DUF6089 family protein → MNNYKQLVVGAVAICLLTGLFTESLAQRRPNTHFVPYSSVSFGGGTSTYFGELNPYSTPLRSLFNLPRWNLGLGYTRQFTPHFAARVAFTWARIVGDDYTFSKSNPQKYALQYVTNLNFRNDVKEFAITGIYNFIEDGRNSDVRAKFTPYLFGGLALVAHSPETMPGDSLQQAYKLDKWVKLQPLHTEGQGQPGYQKPYSLVTLAIPVGIGARYRLNDNFNIGAEIGYRMTLTNYLDDVGGAYPNPDAVQGLGAALADRRNESIAARTGDSRAADLQQLRQSNPDLFASSARGGGAKKLPRDGYLLTTFTIQYIIPTKIKCPPIK, encoded by the coding sequence ATGAATAACTACAAACAGTTGGTAGTTGGGGCTGTGGCAATTTGCTTATTGACAGGCCTGTTTACCGAAAGCCTAGCCCAGCGACGACCAAATACACATTTTGTACCTTATTCGTCAGTTTCGTTTGGCGGGGGGACATCGACTTATTTTGGGGAATTGAATCCGTATAGTACACCCTTAAGGTCATTATTTAATTTACCTCGCTGGAATCTTGGACTGGGCTATACGCGCCAATTTACCCCTCACTTTGCAGCTAGGGTTGCATTTACCTGGGCACGAATCGTAGGGGATGATTATACCTTCAGTAAAAGTAACCCGCAGAAGTATGCACTTCAATATGTGACGAACCTAAACTTTCGGAATGATGTAAAAGAATTCGCTATTACAGGTATTTATAATTTTATAGAAGATGGGCGCAATTCAGATGTTCGTGCGAAATTCACTCCCTATTTATTTGGTGGTCTTGCCTTAGTGGCCCATAGCCCCGAAACGATGCCTGGTGATTCACTTCAGCAGGCATATAAGCTGGATAAATGGGTGAAACTTCAGCCATTGCACACGGAAGGCCAGGGACAACCAGGTTATCAAAAACCTTATTCATTGGTTACACTGGCGATTCCAGTTGGGATTGGTGCACGATATAGACTTAATGATAATTTTAACATAGGCGCTGAGATTGGCTACCGAATGACCTTAACCAATTATCTGGATGATGTGGGGGGAGCCTATCCTAATCCTGACGCCGTACAAGGACTAGGGGCTGCCTTAGCCGATCGTCGGAACGAATCGATTGCTGCTCGTACTGGTGATTCTCGTGCCGCTGATCTCCAGCAACTTCGTCAGTCTAATCCGGACTTATTCGCGTCGTCAGCGCGCGGAGGGGGAGCTAAAAAGCTTCCAAGAGATGGATATCTTTTAACGACGTTCACAATTCAGTATATTATTCCGACCAAAATCAAGTGTCCGCCTATTAAATAA
- the porG gene encoding type IX secretion system protein PorG, with protein sequence MHRYRINIARLIVVGLFISFSTQAQKIELGASLGGMLCKGDVTPAMNPRFISPAVGGFFRYNATRSFSMRAGGSIGSFRGEDRYSSDPLQLARNYSYKTNIQELYIDFEYNFLNYKPLPKAKNWTPYIFGGIGLCRFNNDVIRAGGVVTYPLGIGVKYEIKRPWSIGAEFGTRFSRTDYLDGLGDLTFGRAVTKTSQGNPALSDSYTYVALTVSYTFYKIVCP encoded by the coding sequence ATGCATCGATACCGAATAAATATAGCCCGGCTGATTGTAGTCGGGCTTTTTATCAGTTTTAGCACACAGGCGCAAAAAATTGAACTTGGAGCCAGTTTAGGCGGGATGCTCTGTAAAGGCGACGTAACGCCAGCCATGAATCCCCGATTTATTAGTCCGGCAGTCGGAGGATTCTTTCGGTATAATGCAACCCGGTCGTTCTCAATGCGTGCAGGAGGCTCTATTGGATCATTTCGGGGTGAGGATCGCTATAGCAGTGATCCCCTTCAGTTAGCTCGTAATTATTCCTATAAGACCAATATCCAGGAACTATACATTGATTTTGAATACAATTTTTTGAACTATAAGCCTTTGCCAAAAGCAAAAAACTGGACTCCCTATATATTTGGAGGAATTGGCTTGTGTCGATTTAATAATGATGTTATTCGGGCGGGTGGGGTTGTTACCTATCCACTTGGTATAGGTGTAAAGTATGAAATAAAGCGACCCTGGAGTATTGGGGCAGAGTTTGGGACACGATTCTCCAGAACTGACTACCTGGATGGCCTCGGCGATCTAACATTTGGTAGAGCCGTAACCAAAACATCGCAAGGAAACCCGGCTCTGTCAGATAGCTACACCTATGTCGCCCTAACGGTAAGCTATACGTTCTACAAAATTGTTTGCCCGTAA